The following coding sequences are from one Kosakonia sp. H02 window:
- the glgX gene encoding glycogen debranching protein GlgX, whose protein sequence is MSGKPFHITAGHGQQLGANYDGEGVNFALFSAHAERVELCLYDPSGQQEIARLELPEYTHEIWHGYVPGLKPGALYGYRVYGPFDPENGHRFNPNKLLVDPYARELVGDIEWNEAHFAYDLLAEDKDLTFDERDSAPFTPKCRVVDPNEFDWQDQNRPNIAWPNAVIYETHVKGFTQLNQAIPQELRGTFEGMGHKATVDYIKSLGITSVELLPVHWFPDDQHLLEKGLHNFWGYNTLGFFAPTSRYYGPKGIQGFRDMVRSFHDAGIEVILDVVYNHTAEGNELGPTLSFKGIDNFSYYRTMPDQHRYYINDTGTGNTVNTSHPRVLQMVMDSLRYWAESMHIDGFRFDLGTILGREPEGFDQRGGFFDAITQDPLLSKLKLIGEPWDIGPGGYQVGGFPPGWAEWNDKYRDTLREYWKGDNVSTDFAARLLGSGDIYDLRGRRPWSSVNFITAHDGFTLNDLVSYNEKHNEANGEDNNDGHNDNRSYNYGAEGPTDDEGINAVRERQKRNFLASLFFSHGTPMLLAGDEFGRSQSGNNNGYCQDSEISWVHWDTLQGDGEALREFTRHVIKLRAEQPLLRRENWRDGMEIKWYNAGGGEQLPEQWEEGTTLGVYIGRADLQDEPGIWHDVLMLFNPFEGNVPFRIPQFGEGGWVLELTTSDAVKRGIVITKEKDFELEGRSIALFRRP, encoded by the coding sequence ATGTCTGGTAAACCATTTCACATCACGGCGGGGCACGGCCAGCAACTCGGTGCGAATTACGACGGTGAGGGTGTGAACTTTGCGCTCTTTTCAGCTCACGCAGAACGCGTGGAACTTTGTCTTTATGACCCCAGCGGCCAACAGGAAATAGCCCGCCTGGAGCTGCCTGAATACACCCATGAAATCTGGCATGGCTACGTTCCGGGGCTGAAGCCCGGCGCACTGTATGGCTATCGCGTTTATGGTCCTTTCGACCCGGAAAACGGCCATCGCTTTAACCCCAATAAATTGCTTGTCGACCCGTATGCGCGGGAGCTGGTCGGCGATATCGAATGGAATGAAGCGCACTTTGCTTATGATCTGCTGGCTGAAGATAAAGATCTGACCTTCGACGAACGCGACAGTGCGCCGTTTACGCCGAAATGCCGGGTGGTCGATCCCAACGAGTTCGACTGGCAGGATCAAAACCGCCCGAATATTGCCTGGCCGAACGCGGTGATTTATGAAACCCACGTTAAAGGCTTCACCCAGCTTAACCAGGCCATTCCGCAGGAACTGCGCGGGACGTTTGAAGGCATGGGGCACAAGGCGACGGTGGATTACATCAAGAGTCTTGGCATCACCTCCGTTGAATTGCTGCCGGTGCACTGGTTCCCGGACGACCAGCATCTGCTGGAGAAAGGCCTGCATAACTTCTGGGGGTACAACACCCTCGGCTTTTTTGCCCCGACCTCGCGCTATTACGGCCCGAAAGGTATCCAGGGTTTTCGCGATATGGTGCGCAGCTTCCATGACGCTGGCATCGAAGTGATCCTCGATGTGGTTTATAACCACACGGCGGAAGGCAACGAACTTGGCCCGACGCTCTCGTTTAAAGGCATTGATAACTTCTCTTACTACCGCACAATGCCCGATCAGCACCGCTATTACATTAATGACACCGGCACCGGGAACACGGTTAATACTTCGCATCCGCGCGTGTTGCAGATGGTCATGGATTCCCTGCGTTACTGGGCAGAATCGATGCATATCGATGGTTTTCGCTTCGATCTGGGCACCATTCTTGGCCGCGAGCCGGAAGGGTTTGACCAGCGCGGCGGCTTTTTCGATGCCATCACGCAAGACCCACTGTTGTCGAAGCTGAAACTGATCGGCGAGCCGTGGGACATTGGCCCTGGTGGCTACCAGGTGGGCGGTTTCCCGCCGGGTTGGGCGGAGTGGAACGACAAATACCGCGATACGCTGCGCGAATACTGGAAAGGCGATAACGTGTCGACGGATTTTGCCGCCCGGTTGCTTGGCTCCGGCGATATCTACGACCTGCGCGGTCGCCGCCCCTGGTCGAGCGTGAATTTCATCACCGCCCATGACGGTTTTACGCTGAACGACCTGGTGTCGTACAACGAAAAACATAACGAGGCCAACGGCGAAGACAATAACGACGGCCACAACGACAACCGTTCCTACAACTACGGCGCGGAAGGCCCGACGGATGACGAAGGCATTAACGCCGTGCGCGAGCGGCAAAAACGCAACTTCCTCGCCTCGCTCTTTTTCTCCCACGGTACGCCGATGCTGCTGGCGGGCGACGAGTTTGGCCGCAGCCAGTCCGGTAATAACAACGGTTACTGCCAGGACAGTGAGATCTCCTGGGTTCACTGGGACACCTTACAGGGCGACGGCGAAGCGCTGCGCGAGTTTACCCGCCACGTTATCAAGCTGCGCGCAGAGCAACCGCTGCTACGCCGGGAAAACTGGCGCGACGGTATGGAGATCAAGTGGTACAACGCCGGTGGCGGGGAGCAGTTGCCGGAACAGTGGGAAGAGGGTACGACGCTTGGGGTGTATATCGGGCGGGCAGATCTGCAAGACGAACCGGGTATCTGGCACGATGTGCTGATGCTGTTTAACCCGTTCGAAGGCAATGTCCCGTTCCGCATTCCGCAGTTCGGTGAAGGCGGTTGGGTGCTGGAACTGACCACATCCGATGCGGTTAAACGCGGGATCGTTATCACTAAAGAGAAGGATTTTGAACTGGAAGGCCGCAGCATCGCGCTGTTCCGCCGTCCGTAA
- the treY gene encoding malto-oligosyltrehalose synthase, protein MSTPTATYRIQFRNGMTFARAATLVPYLKKLGISHLYASPIFTATTGSTHGYDVTDANEIDPSLGGREGFDQLVQALKTAGLGLILDIVPNHMAASLENAWWRDVIARGEKSRWAHHFDIDWSRRLTLPFLGDDFDAVVEKGELAVKPDPQTGKPAFVYYESVYPLVEESWQGREQEVLSLTDPAKIVELHAQQPWRLMCWRDAANDLSYRRFFEITGLVGVRVEEEQVFDDTHQLILELVHSGAVDGLRVDHVDGLADPKGYLTRLRQKAGADCYITVEKILGKGEHLPDDWPVSGTTGYEFIAALSDVLVNDEKLDGLREAYHHVVGKPVDMKAELRSAKLLMVDRNFAGEFSTLLRLANGIAASENPVPDEGLLRQALRELLVAFPVYRTYGTAQGLPPADLALLQKVVGKVTASSFAPDPAALNFIVRILTGEVAQSAREDAARFRTRFQQLTGPLMAKSVEDTLFFRQNMDLALNEVGAEPLRRNFSLDHFHEEMQTRLEKQPDALSGTSTHDTKRGEDARARLYTLTEAPERWAECVARWQQMNQSKVSLLDDGPAPRPAVAWMIYQALAGVWPVTLQPDDAEGLKALEERFVEFVEKALREAKQRTDWVDSNDAYEKAVLDYARHLLSSDNQAFLQDFTTSLLPFIRAGLVNSLTQTLIKLAAPGVPDIYQGSEALNFSLVDPDNRLEPDYPELERLLEAQEHADPRLQEGWSSGQLKQSFIARLLHLREQKPSLFRHGEYLPLNAEGEQADHIISFARIENDDALIVLAPRLLFGALEDSLSGAVIPLPERLAHRHYRDMLSGEDVLLNDRVNLRSIGGFTFAVLVSA, encoded by the coding sequence GTGAGCACGCCAACCGCAACGTACCGTATTCAGTTTCGTAACGGCATGACCTTCGCGCGTGCCGCCACGCTGGTGCCTTACTTAAAGAAGCTCGGTATCAGCCATCTTTACGCGTCACCCATTTTTACCGCCACCACCGGCTCGACGCATGGTTATGACGTCACCGACGCCAATGAAATCGACCCGTCACTCGGCGGGCGCGAAGGGTTTGACCAGCTGGTGCAGGCGCTGAAAACGGCGGGCCTGGGGCTGATCCTTGATATTGTGCCCAACCATATGGCCGCCTCGCTGGAAAATGCCTGGTGGCGCGATGTGATAGCACGCGGCGAAAAGAGCCGCTGGGCACACCATTTTGATATTGACTGGTCGCGCCGCCTGACGCTGCCTTTCCTCGGCGACGATTTTGACGCCGTAGTGGAAAAGGGCGAGCTGGCGGTAAAGCCGGATCCGCAAACCGGTAAACCGGCCTTCGTCTATTACGAGAGCGTCTACCCGCTGGTGGAAGAGAGCTGGCAGGGGCGTGAACAGGAAGTACTGAGCCTGACGGATCCGGCGAAAATCGTTGAACTCCATGCGCAGCAGCCCTGGCGGCTAATGTGCTGGCGCGATGCGGCAAACGATCTCTCTTACCGCCGATTTTTTGAGATAACCGGCCTGGTGGGCGTGCGGGTGGAAGAGGAGCAGGTATTTGACGATACCCACCAGCTTATTCTCGAACTGGTTCACAGCGGCGCGGTGGACGGGCTGCGCGTCGATCACGTAGACGGGCTTGCCGACCCGAAAGGTTACTTAACGCGCTTACGCCAGAAAGCGGGAGCCGATTGCTATATCACCGTCGAGAAGATCCTCGGTAAAGGCGAACATCTGCCGGACGACTGGCCGGTTTCCGGCACCACCGGCTATGAATTTATCGCTGCGCTCTCTGATGTGCTGGTGAATGACGAGAAGCTCGACGGGCTGCGCGAAGCATATCACCACGTGGTGGGCAAACCGGTCGATATGAAGGCCGAACTGCGATCGGCAAAGTTATTGATGGTCGACAGAAATTTTGCCGGGGAGTTCAGCACGCTGCTGCGCCTGGCAAACGGGATTGCCGCCAGTGAAAACCCGGTGCCGGACGAAGGCTTGCTGCGCCAGGCGCTGCGCGAGTTGTTAGTCGCTTTCCCGGTGTATCGCACCTACGGCACGGCGCAGGGCTTGCCGCCTGCGGATCTGGCGCTACTGCAAAAAGTAGTCGGTAAAGTCACCGCCAGCAGTTTCGCCCCCGATCCGGCGGCGCTGAATTTTATCGTCCGCATTCTGACCGGCGAGGTGGCGCAAAGCGCGCGGGAAGACGCCGCCCGTTTTCGTACCCGCTTCCAGCAACTGACCGGGCCGCTGATGGCAAAATCGGTGGAAGATACGCTCTTTTTCCGCCAGAACATGGATCTGGCGCTGAATGAAGTGGGCGCAGAACCGTTACGGCGTAACTTCTCGCTTGACCATTTTCATGAAGAGATGCAGACGCGCCTGGAGAAACAGCCGGATGCGCTTTCCGGCACCTCAACGCACGACACCAAACGCGGCGAGGATGCCCGCGCCAGGCTCTACACCCTGACGGAAGCGCCGGAGCGCTGGGCCGAGTGTGTGGCGCGCTGGCAACAGATGAACCAGTCAAAAGTGAGCCTGCTTGACGATGGCCCGGCACCGCGTCCAGCGGTGGCATGGATGATCTATCAGGCGCTGGCGGGCGTCTGGCCGGTGACGTTACAACCGGATGACGCCGAAGGGCTGAAAGCGCTGGAAGAGCGTTTTGTCGAATTCGTTGAAAAAGCGCTGCGAGAAGCGAAACAGCGCACCGACTGGGTGGACAGTAATGACGCTTATGAAAAAGCGGTGCTGGATTACGCCCGCCATCTGCTGTCGTCCGACAATCAGGCGTTTTTGCAAGATTTCACCACCTCGTTACTGCCGTTTATCCGCGCCGGTCTGGTCAACAGCCTGACGCAGACGCTGATCAAACTGGCCGCGCCTGGCGTGCCGGATATCTACCAGGGCAGCGAAGCGCTGAACTTTAGCCTCGTTGACCCGGATAACCGCCTGGAGCCGGATTACCCGGAACTGGAACGTTTGCTGGAAGCGCAGGAGCATGCCGACCCGCGCCTGCAAGAAGGATGGTCTAGCGGGCAACTTAAACAGTCGTTTATCGCCCGCTTGCTGCATTTGCGTGAGCAAAAACCGTCCCTGTTTCGCCACGGGGAGTACTTGCCGCTGAATGCAGAGGGCGAGCAGGCCGACCATATCATCTCGTTTGCGCGTATCGAGAATGACGATGCGCTGATTGTGCTTGCACCGCGCCTGCTGTTTGGCGCGCTTGAAGATAGCCTGAGCGGGGCGGTTATCCCGCTACCCGAGCGGCTGGCGCATCGCCATTACCGCGACATGCTTAGCGGGGAGGATGTGCTACTCAACGACCGCGTGAATCTGCGGTCAATCGGGGGTTTTACTTTCGCAGTACTGGTAAGCGCTTAA
- the treZ gene encoding malto-oligosyltrehalose trehalohydrolase, whose product MASKMFSKTWGAEFIADGTVRFRLWATGQQRVALRLAGQDRPMDSTGDGWFELTVSGVQPGTEYNFVLADGMAIPDPASRGQRDDVNGPSLVIDPRRYVWQNTGWQGRRWEEAVVYELHIGTFTPHGTFQAAIEKLPYLAELGVTMIEVMPVSQFGGTRGWGYDGVLLYAPHSAYGTPEDFKAFVDAAHGFGLSVVLDIVLNHFGPEGNYLPLLSPDFFHKERQTPWGAGIAYDVDAARRYIAEAPLYWLNEFNLDGLRFDAIDQIEDTSDTHILVEIAQRIRAEITDRPIHLTTEDSRNIISLHPRDENGAATLFTGEWNDDFHNAVHVFATGENHAYYQDFAAAPEKWVARVLAEGFAYQGDVSAHSGEPRGVDSTQQPPAAFVDFIQNHDQVGNRAQGERLIELAGVDRTRVLLATLLLSPHIPLLFMGEEYGETNPFLFFTDFHGDLAKAVREGRTREFAGHAGHEGEDVPDPNDPETFTRSQLDWTRPHSVEGQRWLEFSRQLLALRQQHVVPLLADARRHSGEIVNTAPGFIAVRWIFPQGTLSMALNISDTRQPLPDLPGKTIFAWPQESADVAPNAIVVRLAQGEAP is encoded by the coding sequence ATGGCGTCGAAAATGTTTTCTAAGACATGGGGTGCAGAGTTCATTGCCGATGGCACGGTTCGCTTCCGTTTGTGGGCAACAGGCCAGCAGCGTGTCGCGCTGCGCCTTGCCGGCCAGGACAGGCCAATGGACAGCACCGGGGATGGCTGGTTTGAATTAACAGTTTCCGGTGTGCAACCGGGAACGGAATACAACTTTGTGCTGGCCGATGGCATGGCTATCCCGGATCCCGCCTCGCGGGGACAACGGGACGATGTGAACGGCCCGTCGCTGGTTATCGATCCCAGGCGTTATGTCTGGCAGAACACCGGCTGGCAAGGTCGCCGCTGGGAAGAGGCGGTGGTGTATGAACTGCATATCGGTACTTTCACGCCGCACGGCACCTTCCAGGCAGCGATAGAAAAACTGCCATATCTCGCTGAACTGGGCGTCACGATGATTGAAGTGATGCCGGTTTCACAATTTGGCGGCACCCGCGGCTGGGGCTATGACGGCGTGCTGCTCTATGCGCCGCATTCCGCTTACGGTACGCCGGAGGATTTCAAAGCCTTTGTCGACGCCGCGCACGGCTTCGGGTTGTCCGTGGTGCTGGATATTGTGCTTAATCACTTTGGCCCGGAAGGCAACTACCTGCCGCTGCTGTCGCCGGACTTTTTCCATAAAGAGCGGCAAACACCGTGGGGTGCGGGTATTGCTTACGATGTTGATGCGGCGCGGCGTTATATCGCCGAAGCGCCGCTGTACTGGCTAAATGAGTTCAACCTTGATGGCCTGCGTTTCGATGCCATCGACCAGATTGAAGACACCTCCGACACCCATATCCTTGTTGAAATCGCACAGCGCATCCGCGCAGAAATCACCGACCGTCCCATTCATCTGACCACGGAAGATAGCCGCAATATCATTTCGCTGCATCCGCGCGATGAAAACGGCGCGGCCACGCTGTTTACCGGTGAGTGGAATGATGATTTCCACAACGCGGTACATGTCTTCGCCACCGGTGAAAACCACGCCTATTACCAGGATTTTGCCGCTGCCCCGGAAAAATGGGTCGCGCGCGTGCTGGCGGAAGGGTTTGCCTACCAGGGCGACGTTTCCGCGCACTCAGGCGAGCCGCGCGGGGTGGATAGCACGCAACAGCCGCCGGCCGCGTTTGTTGATTTTATCCAGAACCACGATCAGGTGGGCAACCGCGCCCAGGGCGAACGTTTAATCGAACTGGCTGGCGTTGATCGCACCCGCGTGCTGCTCGCCACGCTGCTGCTGTCACCGCATATTCCGCTGCTGTTTATGGGCGAAGAGTATGGCGAAACCAATCCGTTCCTGTTCTTCACCGATTTTCATGGCGATCTGGCAAAAGCGGTGCGCGAAGGGCGCACCCGCGAGTTTGCAGGCCACGCCGGACATGAAGGGGAAGATGTTCCCGATCCGAACGACCCGGAAACCTTTACCCGTTCACAACTGGACTGGACCCGGCCGCACAGCGTTGAAGGTCAGCGCTGGCTGGAATTTAGCCGCCAGTTGCTGGCGCTGCGCCAGCAACATGTGGTGCCGCTGCTGGCCGATGCCAGACGGCACAGCGGTGAGATAGTTAACACCGCGCCCGGTTTTATCGCCGTTCGCTGGATATTCCCGCAGGGCACGCTGTCGATGGCGCTGAATATCAGCGACACCCGCCAGCCGCTGCCGGATCTGCCCGGTAAAACGATATTTGCCTGGCCGCAGGAGAGTGCCGATGTGGCGCCAAACGCCATTGTTGTTCGTCTGGCTCAGGGAGAAGCACCGTGA
- the bla gene encoding class A beta-lactamase translates to MMLFPAKSLCSLLLCGAFVASAATIDSASLTAIARLQEAKLNARIGIAVIDTATGNTVSYRGNERFPLNSTHKALLCGALLSKVDKGELALSDTTQFSKAALVEYSPVTSQFVAPKSMSWQQLCSAAVSHSDNSAANLVARKLGGPAAVTRFLAESGDSVTRIDRNEPELNSAIPGDKRDTTTPVAVSQTLQKLVLGDVLTPQSRTQLAQWLREDKVADALLRSVLPAGWSIGDKTGAGANGSRSIISVVWPKKGKPLIVSIYITQTQATLSQSNDAIARLGKTIFEATH, encoded by the coding sequence ATGATGCTTTTCCCCGCTAAATCACTCTGTTCTCTGCTGCTGTGCGGCGCGTTTGTCGCCAGCGCCGCCACCATTGATAGTGCCAGCCTGACGGCCATCGCCCGGTTACAGGAAGCAAAACTGAACGCGCGCATTGGCATTGCGGTCATCGACACCGCGACGGGCAACACCGTGAGCTACCGGGGAAATGAGCGTTTCCCCCTCAACAGCACCCACAAAGCGCTGCTCTGCGGCGCACTGTTGAGCAAAGTCGATAAAGGCGAGTTGGCCTTAAGCGACACCACGCAATTTAGCAAAGCAGCACTGGTGGAGTACTCGCCAGTAACCAGCCAGTTTGTTGCGCCAAAAAGCATGAGCTGGCAACAGTTATGCAGCGCGGCGGTCAGCCACAGCGATAACAGCGCCGCCAACCTGGTTGCCCGTAAACTGGGCGGCCCGGCGGCGGTAACGCGTTTTTTGGCTGAATCAGGTGACAGTGTCACGCGAATCGACAGAAATGAACCCGAACTGAACAGCGCCATTCCCGGTGATAAACGCGATACCACCACGCCGGTCGCCGTCAGCCAGACGCTGCAAAAACTCGTCCTCGGTGATGTGTTAACGCCGCAATCCCGAACGCAACTGGCGCAGTGGTTGCGGGAAGATAAAGTGGCGGATGCGCTACTACGCTCAGTGTTGCCCGCCGGTTGGTCGATTGGCGATAAAACCGGGGCGGGGGCAAACGGCTCGCGTTCGATTATCAGCGTAGTCTGGCCGAAAAAGGGCAAACCACTGATCGTCTCAATTTATATTACGCAAACCCAGGCGACCCTTTCGCAAAGTAACGATGCCATTGCCCGGCTGGGGAAAACGATATTTGAAGCGACCCATTAA
- a CDS encoding SDR family oxidoreductase: protein MKTWLITGASSGLGLEMTQQLLARGDRVAAAVRRPDPLQALQEQYGDRLRIHGFDMTDTDAMRREVENAFTACGTIDYIVSNAGYGLFGAAEELTDAQIERQLATNLTGSIQLVRAVLPWLRKQGGGRIVQVSSEGGQVAYPNFSLYHASKWGIEGFLEAVAQEVKPFGIDVVIAEPGPTQTGFGAGLDHAKPLAVYDQTPAGEVRRGIANGSFDIRGDAARTVAAMITVAEAPNPPFRVPLGSIAWEHLVATLSGRLAEIERQREIAWSADAS from the coding sequence ATGAAAACATGGCTGATTACCGGAGCCTCATCCGGGCTCGGACTAGAAATGACCCAACAACTGCTGGCGCGTGGCGATCGGGTTGCCGCCGCGGTTCGCCGCCCTGATCCTTTGCAAGCATTGCAGGAACAGTATGGCGATCGGCTGCGCATTCACGGTTTCGATATGACCGATACCGACGCCATGCGCCGGGAAGTAGAAAACGCGTTTACCGCCTGCGGCACGATTGATTACATCGTGAGTAACGCCGGATACGGCCTGTTTGGCGCGGCGGAAGAGCTGACCGATGCACAAATCGAGCGGCAACTCGCCACCAACCTCACCGGGTCGATTCAACTGGTACGCGCGGTGCTGCCGTGGCTGCGTAAGCAAGGCGGCGGGCGCATCGTGCAGGTGTCGTCCGAAGGCGGGCAGGTCGCGTACCCGAATTTCAGTCTTTATCACGCCAGTAAATGGGGGATTGAAGGTTTTCTTGAAGCGGTGGCGCAGGAGGTCAAACCCTTCGGCATTGATGTGGTGATTGCCGAACCCGGCCCGACACAAACGGGCTTTGGCGCAGGCCTGGATCATGCAAAGCCGCTGGCGGTGTATGACCAAACCCCTGCGGGTGAAGTGCGTCGGGGGATCGCCAACGGCAGCTTTGATATCAGAGGCGACGCCGCGCGCACGGTGGCAGCAATGATTACCGTGGCAGAAGCACCAAATCCGCCATTTCGCGTGCCGCTCGGCAGCATTGCCTGGGAGCACCTGGTGGCCACGCTTTCCGGGCGGCTGGCAGAAATTGAACGCCAGCGTGAAATTGCCTGGTCGGCGGATGCATCGTAA
- a CDS encoding LysR family transcriptional regulator, with protein sequence MKNVSLADLKAFLQVAQQRSFQRAANELGVSRSSLSHAMRSLESQLGVRLLHRTTRSVSLTEEGATLLQRIDPLLTSLDDALDATRFRPQELHGTLRINANEGGARWLLQHVVQDFLHAHPQVMLDLVTEGRLVDIVAEGFDAGVRLAEAVPRDMIAVPFGGPIRFIAIASPRYLQTAGVPQQPQDLQHHRCIAQRLPSGKRYRWEFMQNDKPLTLHVPGTLCLDNSALMVDAVIEGLGIAFVPEPFARRAIDEGLAVEVLENFSPPIDGLCLYYSSHRQVPAILKAFIAAIRSVHERRKVQPEQQADSGCCGKQ encoded by the coding sequence ATGAAAAATGTCAGCCTTGCGGATTTAAAAGCCTTTTTACAGGTCGCGCAGCAGCGCAGTTTCCAGCGTGCCGCCAATGAACTGGGCGTGTCGCGATCGTCCCTGAGCCACGCCATGCGCTCGCTGGAAAGCCAGCTTGGCGTGCGCTTATTGCACCGCACTACGCGCAGCGTTTCGCTCACTGAAGAAGGCGCTACCCTGCTGCAACGCATCGATCCGCTGCTCACCTCGCTGGACGACGCGCTGGATGCCACCCGTTTTCGCCCGCAGGAGCTACACGGCACGCTGCGCATTAATGCCAATGAAGGCGGTGCGCGCTGGCTGTTACAGCATGTGGTGCAGGATTTTCTGCATGCGCACCCGCAGGTCATGCTGGACCTGGTCACGGAAGGTCGGCTGGTGGATATCGTCGCTGAAGGGTTTGACGCCGGCGTACGTCTGGCGGAAGCGGTGCCGCGCGATATGATTGCCGTGCCGTTTGGCGGCCCAATCCGGTTTATTGCTATCGCCTCGCCGCGCTATCTGCAAACGGCGGGCGTGCCGCAGCAGCCGCAGGATCTGCAACATCACCGCTGCATTGCGCAGCGTCTGCCGAGCGGAAAACGCTACCGCTGGGAGTTTATGCAAAACGATAAGCCGCTGACGCTGCATGTGCCCGGCACCCTCTGTCTGGATAACAGCGCGTTGATGGTCGATGCGGTGATTGAAGGCCTGGGCATTGCTTTTGTGCCGGAGCCCTTCGCCCGCCGCGCCATTGATGAAGGCCTGGCGGTTGAAGTGCTGGAAAACTTTAGCCCACCGATTGACGGGCTCTGTTTGTACTACTCCAGCCACCGGCAAGTTCCGGCGATACTGAAAGCGTTTATTGCGGCGATCCGGTCAGTGCATGAGCGGCGCAAAGTGCAGCCAGAACAACAGGCCGACAGCGGCTGTTGTGGCAAACAGTAA